A genomic segment from Daphnia carinata strain CSIRO-1 chromosome 1, CSIRO_AGI_Dcar_HiC_V3, whole genome shotgun sequence encodes:
- the LOC130691669 gene encoding rho GTPase-activating protein gacU-like, giving the protein MKIEKPSYLTLAVLTAIILLVHPYIAETNNNLPSSGHLLENTQSESTWIDNRINAAANNTSTIKENETSHATFPNVQEKEGKTESTVVTFTDATVAGRHGRNYDYHPSPVHIDFSPIFLAIVPIALFLGAAAAFALATASSSSSSAAAAAQQQQQQQEAANNNNNANNANNNNNNAILAALIAAIVQKGSHSSKGHKTIIYAYNVTKVHDHDWRRSYGDSFKFSLPRIKPMSPLHRMRKYSKVEP; this is encoded by the exons ATGAAGATAGAAAAGCCGTCGTATTTGACTCTGGCCGTCCTCACGGCCATCATTTTGCTGGTCCATCCTTACATCGCAGAGACTAACAACAATCTACCAAGTTCTGGTCATCTTCTTGAAAACACTCAATCAGAATCCACCTGGATAGATAACCGAATCAACGCGGCTGCCAACAACACCTCGACgatcaaagaaaacgaaacatcac ACGCAACTTTCCCAAATgtccaagaaaaagaaggtaaaaCAGAAAGTACCGTTGTGACGTTTACAGACGCAACTGTCGCTGGACGGCATGGCAGAAATTATGACTATCATCCCAGTCCGGTACACATCGATTTCAGTCCGATCTTTTTGGCTATCGTTCCAATCGCGTTGTTCCTGGGCGCGGCTGCAGCTTTCGCACTGGCCACAGCTTCTTCATCCAGTTCATCGGCTGCGGCGGCCgcccagcaacaacagcaacagcaagaGGCGgctaataacaacaacaatgcTAACAATGccaacaataataacaacaacgcTATTTTGGCTGCACTGATTGCCGCCATCGTCCAGAAAGGCAGCCATTCATCGAAGGGACACAAGACCATCATCTACGCGTACAACGTGACTAAAGTTCACGATCACGACTGGCGTCGATCGTACGGCGATTCATTTAAATTCTCCTTGCCGCGAATCAAACCGATGAGCCCTTTGCATCGCATGCGCAAATATTCCAAAGTCGAACCTTAA
- the LOC130691659 gene encoding uncharacterized protein LOC130691659 isoform X1 — translation MKSFVWFVSVALAVATMTGFVFLSDADLFDLFKSGSSYNQRSRWKRSRLYPQYVLPPDQDKQHFQNHQEEDGHQHSTASASLNSHRSRLSSTEFWSNEDYAQLMPRPTPFPPNHFINQPYFESQLPEKAALHSLRTYTSVAKRQQLYTERPTTSHHKVTREVHHNIEHPTKRTSFVTSLAAPTVQTKEQHFNDLDIPLKSSESKSKPSFTKMFQKALIRRNGETKKSAKQKEVKKETKHEIAQQRDYRHGGGSYGGSYHQPPVYYIPNHHKEKDYSVLLKIFLLAILIPLGVCIALAVIAAFFTGVSAYGRYLVTYVNSTNTTYYFFNGLNGFGGLTNLFGVSGLIGAASASSGSTAAVVQQQQQQQTSSNNNNNNNNDNNSNNNNNVAVIVVNITGRANNDDKLNFLGKPFKMKSANQDEDSAMDYF, via the exons ATGAAGTCGTTCGTGTGGTTCGTCTCAGTGGCCCTGGCAGTGGCGACGATGACTGGGTTCGTCTTTCTATCGGATGCTGATCTGTTTGATTTGTTCAAATCGGGATCCAGTTATAATCAGAGGAGTAGATGGAAAAGAAGTCGATTATATCCGCAATACGTCCTCCCTCCCGATCAGGACAAACAGcattttcaaaatcatcaaGAGGAAGACGGACATCAACATTCAACGGCTAGCGCCTCTCTCAATTCTCATCGGAGTCGCTTGTCATCAACTG AATTCTGGTCGAACGAAGATTATGCCCAGCTGATGCCACGGCCCACTCCGTTCCCGCCCAACCATTTCA TTAATCAACCGTACTTCGAATCGCAATTGCCTGAGAAAGCAGCATTGCATTCGTTGCGTACTTACACTAGTGTGGCCAAGAGGCAACAACTTTACACCGAGAGGCCAACAACTTCCCACCACAAAGTAACGAGGGAGGTCCATCACAATATCGAACACCCAACTAAACGCACTTCCTTCGTGACGAGCCTCG CAGCGCCCACGGTCCAGACCAAGGAGCAACATTTCAATGACTTGGACATTCCACTCAAATCGTCCGAAAGTAAAAGCAAACCGAGCTTCACCAAGATGTTCCAGAAGGCCCTTATTCGCCGGAACGGCGAAACCAAAAAATCCGCCAAGcaaaaagaagtgaaaaaggAAACCAAGCACGAAATTGCACAACAACGTGACTATCGGCACGGTGGCGGGAGTTACGGTGGCAGTTATCACCAACCGCCTGTGTATTACATTCCCAACCATCACAAGGAGAAGGACTACAGCGTGCTATTGAAAATCTTTTTGCTGGCCATTTTGATTCCGTTGGGCGTCTGCATCGCACTGGCCGTCATTGCCGCCTTCTTCACAGGTGTATCGGCCTACGGCAGGTACCTGGTGACTTACGTCAACTCCACCAACACGACTTACTATTTCTTCAACGGGTTAAACGGCTTTGGTGGGTTGACTAACTTGTTTGGGGTCAGTGGGTTGATCGGAGCGGCCTCCGCCAGCAGCGGCTCAACAGCGGCGGTtgtgcagcaacaacagcaacaacagacgagcagcaataacaacaacaacaataataacgaTAATAAttccaataataataataatgtcgCTGTTATCGTCGTCAACATCACAGGAAGAGCTAATAACGATGACAAACTCAACTTTTTGGGCAAACCGTTTAAGATGAAATCGGCCAATCAAGACGAAGACAGTGCTATGgattatttttaa
- the LOC130691659 gene encoding uncharacterized protein LOC130691659 isoform X2, with amino-acid sequence MKSFVWFVSVALAVATMTGFVFLSDADLFDLFKSGSSYNQRSRWKRSRLYPQYVLPPDQDKQHFQNHQEEDGHQHSTASASLNSHRSRLSSTEFWSNEDYAQLMPRPTPFPPNHFINQPYFESQLPEKAALHSLRTYTSVAKRQQLYTERPTTSHHKVTREVHHNIEHPTKRTSFVTSLAPTVQTKEQHFNDLDIPLKSSESKSKPSFTKMFQKALIRRNGETKKSAKQKEVKKETKHEIAQQRDYRHGGGSYGGSYHQPPVYYIPNHHKEKDYSVLLKIFLLAILIPLGVCIALAVIAAFFTGVSAYGRYLVTYVNSTNTTYYFFNGLNGFGGLTNLFGVSGLIGAASASSGSTAAVVQQQQQQQTSSNNNNNNNNDNNSNNNNNVAVIVVNITGRANNDDKLNFLGKPFKMKSANQDEDSAMDYF; translated from the exons ATGAAGTCGTTCGTGTGGTTCGTCTCAGTGGCCCTGGCAGTGGCGACGATGACTGGGTTCGTCTTTCTATCGGATGCTGATCTGTTTGATTTGTTCAAATCGGGATCCAGTTATAATCAGAGGAGTAGATGGAAAAGAAGTCGATTATATCCGCAATACGTCCTCCCTCCCGATCAGGACAAACAGcattttcaaaatcatcaaGAGGAAGACGGACATCAACATTCAACGGCTAGCGCCTCTCTCAATTCTCATCGGAGTCGCTTGTCATCAACTG AATTCTGGTCGAACGAAGATTATGCCCAGCTGATGCCACGGCCCACTCCGTTCCCGCCCAACCATTTCA TTAATCAACCGTACTTCGAATCGCAATTGCCTGAGAAAGCAGCATTGCATTCGTTGCGTACTTACACTAGTGTGGCCAAGAGGCAACAACTTTACACCGAGAGGCCAACAACTTCCCACCACAAAGTAACGAGGGAGGTCCATCACAATATCGAACACCCAACTAAACGCACTTCCTTCGTGACGAGCCTCG CGCCCACGGTCCAGACCAAGGAGCAACATTTCAATGACTTGGACATTCCACTCAAATCGTCCGAAAGTAAAAGCAAACCGAGCTTCACCAAGATGTTCCAGAAGGCCCTTATTCGCCGGAACGGCGAAACCAAAAAATCCGCCAAGcaaaaagaagtgaaaaaggAAACCAAGCACGAAATTGCACAACAACGTGACTATCGGCACGGTGGCGGGAGTTACGGTGGCAGTTATCACCAACCGCCTGTGTATTACATTCCCAACCATCACAAGGAGAAGGACTACAGCGTGCTATTGAAAATCTTTTTGCTGGCCATTTTGATTCCGTTGGGCGTCTGCATCGCACTGGCCGTCATTGCCGCCTTCTTCACAGGTGTATCGGCCTACGGCAGGTACCTGGTGACTTACGTCAACTCCACCAACACGACTTACTATTTCTTCAACGGGTTAAACGGCTTTGGTGGGTTGACTAACTTGTTTGGGGTCAGTGGGTTGATCGGAGCGGCCTCCGCCAGCAGCGGCTCAACAGCGGCGGTtgtgcagcaacaacagcaacaacagacgagcagcaataacaacaacaacaataataacgaTAATAAttccaataataataataatgtcgCTGTTATCGTCGTCAACATCACAGGAAGAGCTAATAACGATGACAAACTCAACTTTTTGGGCAAACCGTTTAAGATGAAATCGGCCAATCAAGACGAAGACAGTGCTATGgattatttttaa
- the LOC130691648 gene encoding uncharacterized protein LOC130691648 isoform X2 — MKTSHFIGFFFVLLHAHRTSALSCGWPGKPVGGILVSASLPTPLQDDIPSFGRAYVPTNRVLSYEYQFQEGQVVAYQCHTSRLDVLTGTYSNRTCQSDGRWSGTRPWCDLNVAYGKTVNYAGLETSRVVTLSDTLMTDGLIDSEDPLNTAECPSLARGGGAYFTVNLGEEMPVRVVGIFGKKGEGMNNLENKKVTLGSANCPQRTGNASAFGYQCNQAMSQATTSNLVGSTVRFEHSSTFVVDICEVVIYANPTLADCGEPEIPAFGEVTITTASLYQEARYNCRVGYELQGTNLRTCYGRDWAGEQPICVEIYVPPSTEVNYNSTTTFPGGDGSSNGGGLDPFQIVLIVVCVALAIGLIVALIVLLYYGRISCCGTAGNKFAKKLSKKKKPSSNDQRDYQKVATPQTKPATSATAAASKAMQDASKREAALAAAEQERRAEEEDFINTRLAYQNERAVAPQQMQRKAAPTPDSSANPTPLTTPQIPKNPPITYAELSHEPTRRLPESPATLHSLSNPSNPVAEPEYAQVKMRPGSRNSKNNAQVNNDGAASDTTDVSTTSPPARKSYIPSIYLKESPDVQMKQQALNNQLKEAVRISRNTDF; from the exons atgaaaacaagtcATTTCATCggattctttttcgttctcttaCACGCCCACCGAACATCAGCCTTGA GTTGCGGTTGGCCTGGTAAACCGGTTGGCGGCATTCTCGTGAGCGCCTCTTTGCCAACACCGCTTCAAGACGACATTCCGTCTTTCGGACGGGCTTACGTGCCGACAAACCGTGTCCTTTCCTACGAGTACCAGTTCCAGGAAGGCCAAGTCGTTGCTTACCAATGTCACACTTCCAGGCTGGATGTCCTGACTGGAACATATTCTAACCGAACTTGTCAAAGCGACGGCAGATGGAGTGGAACTCGACCGTGGTGTG ATTTGAACGTGGCCTACGGTAAAACAGTTAACTATGCCGGGCTTGAAACATCGCGGGTTGTTACGTTATCGGACACGTTAATGACGGACGGCCTGATTGACAGTGAAGACCCTCTCAACACAGCAGAATGTCCTTCATTAGCCAGAGGAGGAGGGGCTTATTTCACCGTCAATCTCGGCGAAGAAATGCCCGTCCGTGTTGTCGGTATTTTCGGCAAAAAAG gtgagggCATGAACAATCTGGAAAACAAGAAAGTCACTCTTGGATCAGCAAACTGCCCACAGAGGACGGGCAACGCTTCGGCTTTCGGTTATCAGTGCAACCAGGCAATGTCACAAGCGACCACGTCGAACCTGGTGGGTAGCACGGTCCGTTTCGAGCACAGCAGCACGTTTGTCGTCGATATTTGCGAAGTAGTCATTTACGCCAATCCTA CGTTAGCTGATTGCGGAGAGCCGGAAATTCCGGCCTTTGGAGAGGTGACAATCACGACGGCTTCGTTATACCAAGAGGCTCGGTATAATTGCCGCGTTGGTTACGAACTGCAGGGCACTAACCTTCGTACTTGTTACGGTCGTGACTGGGCCGGCGAACAACCCATCT GTGTGGAGATCTACGTTCCACCGTCTACCGA GGTCAACTACAATTCCACGACAACGTTTCCCGGAGGTGATGGGTCGTCGAATGGTGGGGGACTGGACCCATTCCAAATCGTTTTGATCGTCGTTTGCGTGGCTTTGGCTATCGGCTTGATTGTGGCCTTGATCGTCCTTCTCTATTACGGAAG AATATCTTGCTGTGGAACGGCTGGTAATAAATTCGCTAAAAAATtgagtaagaagaagaaaccgtCGTCCAACGATCAGCGTGATTATCAGAAAGTGGCCACGCCACAAACCAAGCCGGCCACGTCAGCTACTGCCGCCGCTTCCAAGGCGATGCAAGATGCCAGCAAGAGGGAAGCTGCCCTAGCGGCTGCCGAACAAGAACGACGGGCAGAAGAGGAGGATTTCATCAACACTCGGTTGGCTTATCAAAACGAGAGGGCAGTTGCTCCTCAGCAGATGCAGCGAAAAGCCGCACCGACTCCGGACTCGTCGGCCAATCCGACGCCGCTGACGACGCCCCAGATACCCAAGAATCCGCCTATTACTTACGCAGAGTTATCCCATGAACCGACGCGACGACTTCCGGAATCCCCTGCGACGCTGCATTCGCTGTCCAACCCGTCAAATCCGGTTGCTGAACCCGAATACGCTCAAGTAAAGATGCGGCCTGGCAGCAGAAATAGCAAAAACAATGCTCAAGTAAACAATGACGGGGCAGCGTCAGATACGACGGATGTGAGCACGACGTCACCGCCCGCACGCAAGTCGTACATCCCATCCATTTACCTCAAAGAGTCACCCGATGTGCAGATGAAGCAACAAGCGTTGAACAATCAGCTCAAAGAAGCTGTTCGAATCAGTCGCAACACCGATTTTTAA
- the LOC130691648 gene encoding uncharacterized protein LOC130691648 isoform X1, with translation MKTSHFIGFFFVLLHAHRTSALSCGWPGKPVGGILVSASLPTPLQDDIPSFGRAYVPTNRVLSYEYQFQEGQVVAYQCHTSRLDVLTGTYSNRTCQSDGRWSGTRPWCDLNVAYGKTVNYAGLETSRVVTLSDTLMTDGLIDSEDPLNTAECPSLARGGGAYFTVNLGEEMPVRVVGIFGKKGEGMNNLENKKVTLGSANCPQRTGNASAFGYQCNQAMSQATTSNLVGSTVRFEHSSTFVVDICEVVIYANPTLADCGEPEIPAFGEVTITTASLYQEARYNCRVGYELQGTNLRTCYGRDWAGEQPICVEIYVPPSTEVNYNSTTTFPGGDGSSNGGGLDPFQIVLIVVCVALAIGLIVALIVLLYYGRLNCCGTCCESKNRISCCGTAGNKFAKKLSKKKKPSSNDQRDYQKVATPQTKPATSATAAASKAMQDASKREAALAAAEQERRAEEEDFINTRLAYQNERAVAPQQMQRKAAPTPDSSANPTPLTTPQIPKNPPITYAELSHEPTRRLPESPATLHSLSNPSNPVAEPEYAQVKMRPGSRNSKNNAQVNNDGAASDTTDVSTTSPPARKSYIPSIYLKESPDVQMKQQALNNQLKEAVRISRNTDF, from the exons atgaaaacaagtcATTTCATCggattctttttcgttctcttaCACGCCCACCGAACATCAGCCTTGA GTTGCGGTTGGCCTGGTAAACCGGTTGGCGGCATTCTCGTGAGCGCCTCTTTGCCAACACCGCTTCAAGACGACATTCCGTCTTTCGGACGGGCTTACGTGCCGACAAACCGTGTCCTTTCCTACGAGTACCAGTTCCAGGAAGGCCAAGTCGTTGCTTACCAATGTCACACTTCCAGGCTGGATGTCCTGACTGGAACATATTCTAACCGAACTTGTCAAAGCGACGGCAGATGGAGTGGAACTCGACCGTGGTGTG ATTTGAACGTGGCCTACGGTAAAACAGTTAACTATGCCGGGCTTGAAACATCGCGGGTTGTTACGTTATCGGACACGTTAATGACGGACGGCCTGATTGACAGTGAAGACCCTCTCAACACAGCAGAATGTCCTTCATTAGCCAGAGGAGGAGGGGCTTATTTCACCGTCAATCTCGGCGAAGAAATGCCCGTCCGTGTTGTCGGTATTTTCGGCAAAAAAG gtgagggCATGAACAATCTGGAAAACAAGAAAGTCACTCTTGGATCAGCAAACTGCCCACAGAGGACGGGCAACGCTTCGGCTTTCGGTTATCAGTGCAACCAGGCAATGTCACAAGCGACCACGTCGAACCTGGTGGGTAGCACGGTCCGTTTCGAGCACAGCAGCACGTTTGTCGTCGATATTTGCGAAGTAGTCATTTACGCCAATCCTA CGTTAGCTGATTGCGGAGAGCCGGAAATTCCGGCCTTTGGAGAGGTGACAATCACGACGGCTTCGTTATACCAAGAGGCTCGGTATAATTGCCGCGTTGGTTACGAACTGCAGGGCACTAACCTTCGTACTTGTTACGGTCGTGACTGGGCCGGCGAACAACCCATCT GTGTGGAGATCTACGTTCCACCGTCTACCGA GGTCAACTACAATTCCACGACAACGTTTCCCGGAGGTGATGGGTCGTCGAATGGTGGGGGACTGGACCCATTCCAAATCGTTTTGATCGTCGTTTGCGTGGCTTTGGCTATCGGCTTGATTGTGGCCTTGATCGTCCTTCTCTATTACGGAAG ATTGAATTGCTGCGGAACATGCTGTGAATCCAAAAATCG AATATCTTGCTGTGGAACGGCTGGTAATAAATTCGCTAAAAAATtgagtaagaagaagaaaccgtCGTCCAACGATCAGCGTGATTATCAGAAAGTGGCCACGCCACAAACCAAGCCGGCCACGTCAGCTACTGCCGCCGCTTCCAAGGCGATGCAAGATGCCAGCAAGAGGGAAGCTGCCCTAGCGGCTGCCGAACAAGAACGACGGGCAGAAGAGGAGGATTTCATCAACACTCGGTTGGCTTATCAAAACGAGAGGGCAGTTGCTCCTCAGCAGATGCAGCGAAAAGCCGCACCGACTCCGGACTCGTCGGCCAATCCGACGCCGCTGACGACGCCCCAGATACCCAAGAATCCGCCTATTACTTACGCAGAGTTATCCCATGAACCGACGCGACGACTTCCGGAATCCCCTGCGACGCTGCATTCGCTGTCCAACCCGTCAAATCCGGTTGCTGAACCCGAATACGCTCAAGTAAAGATGCGGCCTGGCAGCAGAAATAGCAAAAACAATGCTCAAGTAAACAATGACGGGGCAGCGTCAGATACGACGGATGTGAGCACGACGTCACCGCCCGCACGCAAGTCGTACATCCCATCCATTTACCTCAAAGAGTCACCCGATGTGCAGATGAAGCAACAAGCGTTGAACAATCAGCTCAAAGAAGCTGTTCGAATCAGTCGCAACACCGATTTTTAA
- the LOC130691075 gene encoding uncharacterized protein LOC130691075 isoform X2, with product MYPKSVGIDKVQQTWRCTAIEERNNQWTWWNPSSRRITYWKWISWNAQELFCGSPDQPLDITPTSTEEHATAKTTNPQQTTQPYIITGICGAVAFVLIALLLGVCYQNRVIFGKRYRDNADCVSQRSLAPIMEAQTNCYQSNEENSNYVNIIPIKVNSEAIYTEVETGKVGHDKKIDTKVKYTVHEDQLQTVYAEIHHPK from the exons ATGTACCCTAAATCTGTGGGCATCGATAAAGTCCAACAAACTTGGCGTTGTACTGCtatagaagaaagaaacaatcaaTGGACATGGTGGAATCCCTCCTCTCGTCGTATCACCTATTGGAAATGGATAAGCTGGAATGCCCAAGAATTGTTTTGCG gatctcCAGACCAGCCTCTAGACATAACCCCCACAAGCACGGAGGAGCACGCAACCGCAAAGACAACTA ACCCGCAACAAACAACGCAACCTTACATAATCACCGGCATTTGCGGCGCGGTGGCATTTGTCTTGATTGCCCTTCTTCTTGGTGTTTGCTATCAGAACAG AGTCATATTTGGTAAGAGATACCGTGATAATGCCGACTGCGTTAGTCAACGTTCATTGGCTCCCATAATGGAAGCGCAAACAAACTGTTACCAAAGTAACGAAGAAAATTCTAATTATGTCAATATCATACCGATTAAAGTAAACAGCGAGGCCATTTACACCGAAGTGGAAACCGGGAAGGTTGGTCATGACAAAAAAATAGACACCAAAGTTAAATATACCGTTCATGAAGACCAGCTACAAACAGTTTATGCTGAAATACATCACCCAAAATAG
- the LOC130691075 gene encoding uncharacterized protein LOC130691075 isoform X1, giving the protein MYPKSVGIDKVQQTWRCTAIEERNNQWTWWNPSSRRITYWKWISWNAQELFCGSPDQPLDITPTSTEEHATAKTTSIFTTETSFTFGHNEFDFIDFTDPQQTTQPYIITGICGAVAFVLIALLLGVCYQNRVIFGKRYRDNADCVSQRSLAPIMEAQTNCYQSNEENSNYVNIIPIKVNSEAIYTEVETGKVGHDKKIDTKVKYTVHEDQLQTVYAEIHHPK; this is encoded by the exons ATGTACCCTAAATCTGTGGGCATCGATAAAGTCCAACAAACTTGGCGTTGTACTGCtatagaagaaagaaacaatcaaTGGACATGGTGGAATCCCTCCTCTCGTCGTATCACCTATTGGAAATGGATAAGCTGGAATGCCCAAGAATTGTTTTGCG gatctcCAGACCAGCCTCTAGACATAACCCCCACAAGCACGGAGGAGCACGCAACCGCAAAGACAACTAGTATTTTCACAACAGAAACTTCGTTCACGTTCGGCCATAACGAGTTCGACTTTATTGACTTTACAGACCCGCAACAAACAACGCAACCTTACATAATCACCGGCATTTGCGGCGCGGTGGCATTTGTCTTGATTGCCCTTCTTCTTGGTGTTTGCTATCAGAACAG AGTCATATTTGGTAAGAGATACCGTGATAATGCCGACTGCGTTAGTCAACGTTCATTGGCTCCCATAATGGAAGCGCAAACAAACTGTTACCAAAGTAACGAAGAAAATTCTAATTATGTCAATATCATACCGATTAAAGTAAACAGCGAGGCCATTTACACCGAAGTGGAAACCGGGAAGGTTGGTCATGACAAAAAAATAGACACCAAAGTTAAATATACCGTTCATGAAGACCAGCTACAAACAGTTTATGCTGAAATACATCACCCAAAATAG